One Brassica napus cultivar Da-Ae chromosome C2, Da-Ae, whole genome shotgun sequence DNA window includes the following coding sequences:
- the LOC111203406 gene encoding 50S ribosomal protein L18-like — protein sequence MVIPPAVRPPRLFDYLKPYVLKLHFTNKFVHAQVIHSPTATVACSASSQEKALRETMGVTRDVAAAAKIGKLLGERLLLKDIPAVTIHMKKEQMYHGKVKAVIDSVREAGVKLL from the coding sequence ATGGTGATTCCACCGGCAGTGAGACCACCGCGGCTCTTCGACTACCTCAAACCTTACGTCTTGAAGTTGCACTTCACGAATAAGTTTGTTCACGCCCAAGTCATCCACTCACCAACAGCCACAGTGGCTTGCTCAGCTAGCTCACAGGAAAAAGCATTGAGGGAAACAATGGGGGTCACACGCGACGTGGCTGCTGCTGCAAAGATCGGTAAACTCCTTGGAGAAAGGCTCTTGTTGAAAGACATTCCAGCTGTTACCATTCACATGAAAAAAGAGCAGATGTATCATGGTAAAGTCAAGGCTGTGATCGATTCTGTCAGGGAAGCTGGCGTCAAGTTGCTTTGA